In the genome of Triticum urartu cultivar G1812 chromosome 5, Tu2.1, whole genome shotgun sequence, one region contains:
- the LOC125510558 gene encoding protein WRKY1-like: MDGMVESNREAVQSCHKVLDLLSNPHGQLVPHKDLVEATGAAVAKFGSLASKISSGNGRQGHARFRQRIKKPMPLFDSNLFRDSPASAAAADATAAPPKTSSPGPSTSLQLFPRYQQMEASSSKDPVRIPAAQFPQRMVVENPSVGSNGPARGPPLQLVQPVSVAPPAGTPAPALPAAHLHFIQQQQSYQRFQLMHQMKLQSEMMKRGGHGDQGGSAGAGKGVNLKFDGSNCTGSSSRSFLTSLSMEGSMASLDGSRSSRPFQLVSGSQTSSTPELGLMQQRRRCAGKEDGSGRCATGSRCHCAKKRKLRIRRSIKVPAISNKVADIPADEFSWRKYGQKPIKGSPHPRGYYKCSSVRGCPARKHVERCVDDPAMLIVTYEGDHNHNHNQAAAAQPA, translated from the exons ATGGATGGCATGGTGGAATCCAACAGGGAGGCGGTGCAGAGCTGCCACAAGGTGCTGGACCTCCTCTCCAACCCCCATGGCCAGCTCGTTCCCCACAAGGACCTCGTGGAGGCCACGGGCGCCGCTGTCGCCAAGTTCGGCTCCCTAGCTTCCAAGATCAGCAGCGGCAATGGCCGACAGGGCCATGCTAGGTTCAGACAAAGGATCAAGAAGCCCATGCCTCTCTTCGACAGCAACCTCTTCCGGGACAGCCCTGCATCGGCTGCGGCTGCCGATGCTACTGCAGCACCACCCAAAACATCCAGTCCTGGCCCGAGCACCAGTCTCCAGCTGTTTCCGAGGTACCAGCAGATGGAGGCCTCCTCCTCCAAGGACCCTGTCAGGATCCCAGCAGCCCAATTCCCCCAGAGAATGGTTGTGGAGAACCCGTCGGTCGGTTCGAATGGACCGGCTCGCGGGCCGCCGCTCCAGCTCGTCCAGCCGGTGTCTGTCGCGCCGCCGGCGGGGACGCCGGCACCGGCATTGCCGGCGGCGCATCTCCATTTCATCCAGCAGCAGCAGAGCTACCAGAGGTTTCAGCTCATGCATCAGATGAAGTTGCAGAGCGAGATGATGAAGAGGGGCGGCCATGGTGATCAGGGTGGCAGCGCTGGTGCTGGCAAGGGTGTCAACCTCAAATTTGATGGTTCTAACTGTACGGGGTCATCCTCCCGTTCGTTCCTGACATCTCTGAGCATGGAGGGGAGCATGGCGAGCTTGGACGGTAGCCGCTCCAGCCGTCCCTTCCAGCTAGTTAGTGGCTCGCAGACGTCGAGCACCCCGGAGTTGGGCCTCATGCAGCAGAGGAGGAGGTGTGCCGGCAAGGAGGATGGGAGTGGACGCTGTGCAACTGGGAGCAGGTGTCACTGTGCAAAGAAAAG GAAACTAAGGATAAGGAGGTCTATCAAAGTCCCTGCTATCAGCAATAAGGTGGCCGACATCCCGGCCGATGAATTCTCGTGGCGGAAGTATGGCCAGAAGCCAATAAAGGGATCCCCGCATCCTAG GGGTTACTACAAGTGTAGCAGCGTGAGGGGCTGCCCGGCCAGGAAGCATGTCGAGAGGTGCGTCGACGACCCCGCGATGTTGATCGTTACCTACGAGGGCGATCACAACCACAACCACAACCAAGCTGCGGCAGCCCAGCCAGCCTGA